A single region of the Epinephelus moara isolate mb chromosome 12, YSFRI_EMoa_1.0, whole genome shotgun sequence genome encodes:
- the fosab gene encoding v-fos FBJ murine osteosarcoma viral oncogene homolog Ab: MMFTSFNTECDSSRCSTASPSGDNVGYFPSPAGSYSSMGSPQSQDFTDLTASSASFIPTVTAISTSPDLQWMVQPLISSVAPSHRPHPYSPSPAYTRPGMRSASKAHNSAKRGRAEQCSPEEEEKKRVRRERNKQAAAKCRNRRRELTDSLQAETDQLEDEKSNLQNDIANLLKEKERLEFILAAHQPICKIPSELDSDFSVVSLSPAHPCLSTAVSSQSETTIPKATTIASSQPTYTSTSNSLFSTTSSVLSTATISSSAVKMADLESSVLEESLDLLAKTEMESARSVPEVDLSNSLYTTQDWEPLHATANNGDFEPLCTPVVTCTPACTTYTSSFVFTFPEAETFPTCGIAHRRGSNSNDQSSDSLSSPTLLAL, encoded by the exons ATGATGTTTACCTCTTTCAACACGGAGTGCGATTCCTCCCGCTGCAGCACCGCTTCCCCGTCCGGGGACAATGTGGGATACTTTCCGTCACCAGCCGGATCTTACTCCAGCATGGGATCCCCCCAGTCTCAG GATTTCACCGACCTGACAGCATCAAGTGCCTCCTTCATCCCCACTGTCACAGCCATTTCAACAAGCCCGGATCTGCAGTGGATGGTCCAGCCTTTGATCTCCTCAGTGGCCCCCTCTCACAGACCTCACCCCTACAGCCCCAGCCCAGCATACACCAGACCAGGCATGAGGTCTGCATCCAAGGCTCATAACTCTGCCAAGAGGGGCAGAGCAGAACAG TGTTcacctgaggaggaggagaagaagagagttCGCAGAGAGAGGAACAAGCAGGCAGCAGCCAAATGCCGCAACAGGAGGAGAGAGCTTACAGACAGTCTGCAAGCT GAAACTGATCAGCTGGAGGATGAGAAGTCCAATCTGCAGAATGATATTGCTAATCTGTTGAAGGAGAAGGAAAGGCTTGAGTTCATTCTGGCTGCCCATCAGCCCATCTGCAAAATCCCCTCAGAGCTGGACAGTGACTTCTCTGTGGTCTCCCTTTCTCCCGCCCACCCCTGCCTGTCCACCGCCGTGTCCTCCCAGTCAGAGACCACCATCCCAAAGGCAACCACTATCGCTTCCAGCCAGCCAACCTACACCTCAACCTCCAACTCCCTCTTCTCCACTACAAGCTCCGTCCTCTCCACCGCCACCATCTCCAGCAGCGCCGTCAAGATGGCAGACCTGGAGTCCTCCGTCCTGGAGGAGTCTCTGGACCTGCTGGCAAAGACGGAGATGGAGTCAGCGCGGTCAGTCCCAGAGGTCGACCTGTCCAACTCCCTGTACACAACTCAGGACTGGGAGCCCCTTCACGCCACAGCCAATAACGGTGACTTTGAACCCCTGTGCACGCCTGTGGTGACCTGCACGCCAGCCTGCACCACCTACACGTCTTCGTTTGTGTTTACCTTCCCAGAGGCTGAGACCTTCCCCACCTGTGGCATCGCCCACAGGAGAGGAAGCAACAGCAACGACCAGTCCTCCGACTCCCTCAGCTCCCCTACCCTGCTGGCCCTTTAA